The following are encoded in a window of Streptomyces sp. 11x1 genomic DNA:
- a CDS encoding sulfite oxidase yields MRRRLSDVSRPARLASSGEGLGQDELALAARNHGLPLEAMRHDVTPPGLHYVLTHFDIPHVPDDASWRLTVSGRVRHVLDLSLAQLRAYPAVTTRVTLECAGNGRALLAPRPVSQPWLVEAVGTADWTGVPLRLLLDEAGVESGAIDVVFTAADHGVERGVEQDYQRGLPLDVATGDAPEVLVAYSMNGAPLPPQHGSPLRLVVPGWYGMAQVKWLRDITVVDTPFMGFQQSVAYRIRQVPEEAGEPVTRIAPRALLIPPGFPDFMSRTRVVAPGPVLLEGRAWSGRAPVTSVEVSTDGGLTWQRARLEPDHGHRWAWRRWSSMWSAFPGEHVLSTRAHDAAGNSQPLEQPWNRGGFANNLVQRVPVFCPDPADTL; encoded by the coding sequence ATGAGGCGTCGACTCTCCGACGTGAGCCGTCCCGCCCGGCTGGCCTCGTCAGGTGAGGGCCTCGGGCAGGACGAGTTGGCGCTGGCCGCCCGCAACCACGGCCTGCCGCTGGAGGCCATGCGCCACGACGTCACCCCGCCCGGCCTGCACTACGTGCTGACGCACTTCGACATCCCCCATGTGCCTGATGACGCTTCCTGGCGGCTGACGGTGAGCGGACGCGTACGGCACGTACTCGACCTCTCCCTCGCGCAGCTGCGCGCCTACCCCGCGGTTACTACGCGCGTGACGTTGGAGTGCGCCGGAAACGGCCGGGCGTTGCTGGCGCCACGGCCGGTGAGCCAGCCGTGGCTGGTCGAGGCCGTCGGCACGGCGGACTGGACGGGAGTGCCCTTGCGTCTGCTGCTCGACGAGGCCGGAGTCGAGTCGGGCGCGATCGATGTCGTGTTCACCGCAGCGGACCACGGCGTGGAGCGGGGTGTCGAGCAGGACTACCAACGCGGCCTCCCTCTCGACGTGGCCACCGGGGACGCCCCGGAGGTCCTCGTGGCCTACTCGATGAACGGAGCCCCTCTGCCGCCCCAGCACGGCAGCCCGCTGCGTCTCGTGGTGCCCGGCTGGTACGGGATGGCACAGGTGAAGTGGCTGCGTGACATCACGGTCGTCGACACACCTTTCATGGGCTTCCAGCAATCCGTGGCCTACCGGATCCGACAGGTACCCGAGGAGGCGGGTGAGCCGGTCACCCGCATCGCTCCCAGGGCCCTGCTGATCCCGCCGGGCTTTCCCGACTTCATGTCCCGGACGCGGGTGGTGGCGCCGGGTCCGGTTCTGCTGGAGGGACGGGCCTGGTCGGGACGCGCCCCGGTGACCTCGGTGGAGGTGAGCACCGACGGCGGCCTGACATGGCAGAGGGCCCGGCTCGAACCGGATCACGGGCACCGGTGGGCCTGGCGCCGATGGTCCTCCATGTGGTCCGCCTTCCCGGGCGAGCATGTCCTGAGCACCCGTGCCCACGACGCGGCGGGCAACAGCCAGCCACTGGAGCAGCCCTGGAACCGAGGAGGGTTCGCCAACAACCTCGTCCAACGGGTGCCGGTCTTCTGCCCCGATCCCGCCGACACGCTATGA
- a CDS encoding reverse transcriptase domain-containing protein: MDRCHQARVRNALEPEWEARFEPKSYGFRPGRSCADAIGSLYSTLKGSRARRLWILDADLSAAFDRIDHEQLLEAIGFFPAREMIRGWLKAGVVEDGLHTPTEEGSPQGGVISPLLMNVALHGLEEAAGVRYLASGRTSGETTRGAPVLVRYADDMVACCHSRQQAEQVKAQLAAWLAPRGLTFNEEKTRIVHLSEGFDFLGFTLRQFHGSKLIIKPSKKAIKRIRKRLTDEMRNLRGSNVVAVIAKLNPIIRGWAAYYRGAVSSRVFSDLDSHVWRLTYKWAKHSHPNKPKKWIVRRYYGKFNKFRNDYWVLGDRSCTSESGGTFHVVKFSWTNIVRHQLVTGGASPDDPGLQDYWAERRRKVKPPLDNYNLNLLAKQEGRCPLCGDYILTANQSPQSPHEWERWWLNTVRRAVAASYLTHHGRSGTPDGPQTRLVHASCHRGLRTRTRRRLAVSTSP; the protein is encoded by the coding sequence ATGGACCGATGCCATCAGGCGCGCGTCCGTAACGCACTGGAACCCGAGTGGGAAGCGCGCTTCGAGCCGAAATCCTATGGATTCCGGCCGGGCCGCAGCTGTGCGGACGCCATCGGCTCTCTCTACTCCACGCTGAAAGGCTCCCGAGCCAGGAGGCTGTGGATTCTGGATGCCGACTTGTCCGCCGCGTTCGATAGAATCGACCACGAACAACTGCTCGAAGCGATCGGGTTCTTCCCGGCCAGGGAAATGATCCGGGGATGGCTGAAAGCAGGAGTGGTCGAGGACGGCCTGCACACGCCGACCGAAGAGGGATCACCTCAAGGCGGTGTAATCAGCCCGCTGTTGATGAACGTTGCACTCCATGGCCTGGAGGAAGCTGCCGGAGTCCGCTATCTCGCATCCGGACGCACTTCCGGAGAAACGACGCGAGGAGCTCCGGTGCTGGTGCGATACGCCGACGATATGGTCGCCTGCTGTCACTCTCGGCAGCAAGCAGAGCAGGTCAAGGCGCAGCTTGCAGCGTGGCTGGCTCCCAGAGGGCTGACCTTCAACGAGGAGAAGACGCGCATTGTGCATCTCTCCGAAGGTTTCGACTTCCTGGGATTCACTCTCCGCCAGTTTCACGGGTCCAAGCTGATCATCAAACCAAGCAAGAAGGCGATCAAGCGGATACGGAAAAGACTCACGGACGAGATGCGAAACCTTCGCGGATCGAATGTGGTGGCGGTCATCGCCAAACTCAACCCGATCATTCGGGGCTGGGCGGCCTACTACCGTGGGGCGGTGTCCAGCCGGGTCTTCTCGGATCTGGACTCTCATGTGTGGCGGCTCACATACAAGTGGGCCAAGCACTCCCACCCCAACAAGCCGAAGAAGTGGATTGTGCGCCGCTACTACGGCAAGTTCAATAAGTTCAGGAACGACTACTGGGTGCTCGGCGATCGCAGCTGTACCAGCGAAAGCGGCGGCACCTTTCACGTGGTCAAATTCTCCTGGACAAATATCGTCCGGCACCAGCTGGTCACGGGCGGGGCGTCACCCGACGACCCCGGCCTGCAGGACTACTGGGCCGAAAGACGGAGGAAGGTCAAACCCCCGCTGGACAACTACAACCTGAACCTGCTCGCCAAGCAGGAAGGACGCTGTCCACTCTGCGGGGACTACATCCTCACCGCCAACCAGTCACCGCAGTCCCCGCACGAATGGGAACGCTGGTGGCTGAACACCGTCCGCAGAGCGGTAGCCGCCAGCTACCTCACTCACCACGGGCGGAGTGGCACGCCGGACGGACCGCAGACTCGCCTGGTACACGCCTCTTGCCATCGTGGTCTCCGAACCAGAACACGCAGGAGACTCGCAGTCTCTACATCACCGTGA
- a CDS encoding SulP family inorganic anion transporter, which translates to MSPAARLRGLRPDWLNNPKVWRTEVLAGLVVALALIPEAISFSIIAGVDPAVGLFASFTMAVVISVVGGRRAMISAATGAIALVIAPLNREHGLGYLIAAVILAGVFQVILGALGVAKLMRFIPRSVMVGFVNALAILIFMAQFPEMTGVPWAVYPLIIGGLALMVFFPKITTVIPAPLVSIVILTVITVGAAIAVPTVGDKGALPSSLPVPGLPDVPFTLDTLTTIAPYAFAMALVGLMESLMTAKLVDDITDTHSDKTRESIGQGIANIVTGFFGGMGGCAMIGQTMINVKVSGARTRLSTFLAGAFLMVLCIAFGPVVSDIPMAALVAVMIMVSFATFDWHSIAPKTLKRMPAGEIAVMVITVACVVATHNLAVGVVVGSITAMVVFARRVAHLAEVTAAVDPDGSTVVYRVTGELFFASSNDLVGQFDYTGDPDKVVIDLSAAHIWDASSVAALDAIETKYAQRGKTVEITGLNDPSAHLHGKLSGELAASH; encoded by the coding sequence GTGTCCCCGGCCGCGCGCCTGCGCGGCCTGAGGCCCGACTGGCTGAACAACCCGAAGGTCTGGCGCACCGAGGTCCTCGCGGGCCTGGTCGTCGCCCTGGCGCTGATCCCCGAGGCGATCTCCTTCTCGATCATCGCCGGCGTCGACCCCGCAGTCGGCCTGTTCGCCTCCTTCACCATGGCCGTGGTCATCTCCGTCGTCGGCGGACGCCGAGCGATGATCTCCGCCGCCACCGGCGCTATCGCTCTGGTCATCGCCCCGCTCAACCGCGAGCACGGCCTGGGCTACCTGATCGCCGCCGTCATCCTCGCTGGCGTCTTCCAGGTCATCCTGGGCGCACTCGGGGTGGCGAAGCTGATGCGGTTCATCCCCCGCAGCGTGATGGTCGGCTTCGTCAACGCCCTCGCCATCCTGATCTTCATGGCCCAGTTCCCCGAGATGACAGGCGTCCCGTGGGCCGTCTATCCGCTGATCATCGGCGGGCTGGCGCTGATGGTGTTCTTCCCGAAGATCACCACGGTGATCCCCGCCCCGCTCGTGTCCATCGTCATCCTGACCGTAATCACCGTCGGTGCGGCCATCGCGGTACCGACGGTGGGCGACAAGGGCGCCCTGCCGTCCTCCCTACCCGTGCCGGGTCTGCCCGACGTGCCGTTCACGCTCGACACGCTGACGACGATCGCCCCGTACGCCTTCGCGATGGCTCTGGTCGGCCTGATGGAGTCGCTGATGACCGCCAAGCTGGTCGATGACATCACCGACACCCACTCCGACAAGACCCGCGAGTCCATCGGCCAGGGCATCGCCAACATCGTCACCGGCTTCTTCGGCGGCATGGGCGGCTGTGCCATGATCGGCCAGACGATGATCAACGTGAAGGTGTCCGGCGCCCGCACCCGCCTGTCGACCTTCCTCGCGGGCGCGTTCCTGATGGTGCTGTGCATCGCCTTCGGGCCGGTCGTCTCCGACATCCCCATGGCCGCCCTGGTCGCCGTCATGATCATGGTGTCGTTCGCGACCTTCGACTGGCACTCCATCGCCCCCAAGACCCTCAAGCGGATGCCGGCCGGCGAGATCGCCGTCATGGTGATCACCGTCGCGTGTGTCGTGGCCACGCACAACCTTGCCGTCGGCGTCGTCGTCGGCTCGATCACGGCCATGGTCGTCTTCGCCAGGCGCGTCGCCCACCTCGCCGAGGTCACCGCCGCGGTCGACCCAGACGGCAGCACGGTCGTGTACCGGGTCACCGGCGAGCTGTTCTTCGCCTCCTCCAACGACCTCGTCGGCCAATTCGACTACACGGGCGATCCGGACAAGGTCGTCATCGACCTGTCTGCCGCACACATCTGGGACGCCTCCTCCGTCGCCGCCCTCGACGCCATCGAGACCAAGTACGCCCAGCGCGGCAAGACCGTGGAGATCACCGGCCTGAACGACCCCAGTGCCCACCTGCACGGCAAGCTCAGCGGCGAACTCGCCGCCAGCCACTGA
- a CDS encoding TerD family protein translates to MRSESQGVSKAEVRLKWDPSPWNQPPHHLDIIAATYAADAPYGRPVYVVHFDSRSPDGTINMSRHSQTGQGFGYVEAMTLELDRMASSFARVVVGVAIHQNSGPKTFGDITNAGVLVVHGYEELLKDDFAQVAGASATTVAEFTRATSSAWEFHEMVRGFDCDPVVFAAEMGNAP, encoded by the coding sequence GTGCGCAGCGAAAGCCAGGGAGTGAGTAAGGCCGAGGTCCGGCTGAAGTGGGATCCGAGTCCCTGGAATCAGCCGCCTCATCATCTCGACATCATCGCCGCGACCTACGCGGCGGACGCCCCCTACGGGCGGCCCGTGTACGTCGTCCACTTCGACAGCCGCTCGCCGGACGGCACCATCAACATGAGCCGACACAGCCAAACCGGTCAGGGTTTCGGCTATGTCGAGGCGATGACTCTGGAATTGGACCGCATGGCGTCCTCCTTCGCACGCGTGGTCGTGGGCGTGGCGATCCACCAGAACAGCGGCCCCAAGACCTTCGGTGACATAACGAACGCCGGGGTACTGGTGGTCCACGGGTACGAGGAGCTGCTGAAGGACGACTTCGCACAGGTCGCCGGGGCCAGCGCCACCACCGTCGCGGAGTTCACCCGGGCCACCTCCTCGGCTTGGGAGTTCCACGAGATGGTCCGAGGATTCGACTGCGACCCCGTGGTCTTCGCTGCTGAAATGGGCAATGCTCCGTAG
- a CDS encoding flavodoxin family protein, producing the protein MAAPSVPSAEDGYRFDDLRALFINCTLKPSPQLSHTQGLIDKSRALMDGQGVTTELVRAIDHDIATGVYPDMTEHGFATDAWPALYERVMAADILVIAGPIWLGDNSSVTKQVIERLYSCSSLLNPQGQYAYYGRVGGCLITGNEDGVKHCAMNVLYSLQHLGYTIPPQADAGWIGAAGPGPSYLDPGSGGPENDFTNRNTNFMTWNLMHLAAMLKRAGGVPPHGNQRTEWDAGCRPGADNPEHR; encoded by the coding sequence ATGGCAGCACCGTCGGTCCCGTCCGCTGAGGACGGTTACCGTTTCGACGACCTGCGTGCGCTCTTCATCAATTGCACGCTCAAGCCCTCGCCCCAACTCAGCCACACACAGGGGCTCATCGACAAGAGCCGGGCACTCATGGACGGCCAGGGAGTGACCACGGAACTCGTCCGCGCGATCGACCATGACATCGCGACCGGCGTCTATCCCGACATGACCGAGCACGGCTTCGCCACGGACGCCTGGCCCGCGCTGTACGAGCGGGTGATGGCCGCGGACATCCTGGTCATCGCCGGGCCCATCTGGCTGGGCGACAACAGCTCCGTCACCAAGCAGGTCATCGAGCGCCTGTACAGCTGCTCCAGTTTGCTCAATCCCCAAGGGCAGTACGCCTATTACGGACGGGTCGGAGGGTGTCTGATCACCGGCAACGAGGACGGCGTCAAGCACTGCGCCATGAACGTCCTCTACAGCCTGCAGCACCTCGGCTACACCATCCCGCCGCAGGCGGACGCCGGCTGGATCGGTGCCGCGGGTCCTGGCCCCTCCTACCTGGACCCCGGCTCGGGCGGCCCGGAGAACGACTTCACCAACCGCAACACCAACTTCATGACCTGGAACCTGATGCACCTGGCCGCCATGCTCAAACGGGCAGGCGGGGTTCCGCCCCACGGCAACCAGCGCACGGAGTGGGACGCCGGCTGCCGACCGGGGGCGGACAACCCCGAGCACCGCTGA
- a CDS encoding LuxR C-terminal-related transcriptional regulator, protein MPIATDGPAAMAAPAPDFAERITAGVHAQLLADHGTAYEIASACVRDCRAQDVFGWLHTALHLLAEAQLALGRYAEAQATAEEGLAIAEEYGRDHRGAYLRATLATLAALRGDQDRCADLAGAALEHAEAHGIALAAAHAHRALGLLDLGLGAAESALAHLEAARVRVGHPALSAWLLPDLVEAAVRAGHPDQAAESIARLTEWVRASNHPAALALLHRCRALTGSFEQPGDAERHFEEALHQYDECCHDVGRNDEGRPFERARTELLYGEWLRREHRRPTPPPCPLETFETLDARPWATRARTELQATGEQIGPEDRADTPLALLSPQGREVVRLAATGATNRGIATQLFLHPRTVGHHLYRAFPQTRRHLPYRTPPAVEPRRRSRPRPLTWLGHRIHGIVQRPQGDLRRLLAARLRPGPHGRPGGHRARQRLDLPGKRGFNTVVKSHT, encoded by the coding sequence GTGCCCATCGCGACGGACGGCCCTGCGGCCATGGCGGCCCCCGCCCCCGACTTCGCCGAGCGGATCACCGCCGGGGTGCACGCCCAGCTGCTCGCCGACCACGGCACCGCGTACGAGATAGCCTCCGCGTGCGTACGGGACTGCCGCGCCCAGGACGTGTTCGGCTGGCTCCACACCGCGCTGCACCTGCTCGCCGAGGCCCAACTGGCCCTGGGACGCTACGCCGAGGCGCAGGCCACCGCCGAGGAAGGCCTTGCGATCGCCGAGGAGTACGGCCGCGACCACCGGGGCGCATACCTGCGGGCGACCCTGGCGACGCTGGCCGCCCTGCGCGGCGACCAGGACCGGTGCGCCGATCTCGCCGGGGCTGCCCTGGAGCACGCCGAAGCCCACGGCATCGCACTGGCCGCCGCCCACGCTCACCGGGCCCTCGGTCTGCTCGACCTCGGGCTCGGCGCTGCCGAGAGCGCGCTTGCCCACCTGGAGGCAGCGCGCGTCCGGGTGGGCCATCCTGCGCTGTCGGCCTGGCTGTTGCCCGATCTCGTCGAGGCAGCGGTACGCGCCGGGCACCCGGACCAGGCCGCCGAGTCGATCGCTCGCCTCACCGAATGGGTGAGGGCCTCGAACCACCCGGCGGCGCTCGCACTGCTCCACCGCTGCCGTGCTCTGACCGGCTCCTTCGAGCAACCCGGCGATGCCGAGCGGCACTTCGAGGAAGCCCTGCACCAGTACGACGAGTGCTGCCACGATGTCGGCCGAAACGACGAGGGCCGTCCCTTCGAGCGGGCCCGTACCGAGCTGCTGTACGGCGAGTGGCTGCGCCGCGAGCATCGCCGCCCGACGCCACCTCCGTGCCCCCTCGAAACCTTCGAGACCCTGGACGCCCGGCCCTGGGCCACTCGCGCCCGCACCGAACTCCAGGCCACCGGCGAGCAGATCGGCCCGGAAGACCGGGCGGACACTCCGCTGGCCCTGCTCAGCCCCCAAGGGCGCGAGGTCGTCAGGCTGGCCGCCACCGGCGCCACCAACCGCGGGATCGCCACCCAGCTCTTCCTGCACCCGCGCACAGTCGGCCACCACCTCTACCGGGCCTTCCCCCAAACTCGGCGTCACCTCCCGTACCGAACTCCCCCAGCGGTTGAGCCAAGACGCCGAAGCCGACCCCGGCCTTTGACCTGGCTCGGTCACCGGATCCACGGAATCGTCCAACGGCCGCAAGGAGACCTTCGACGGCTTCTGGCTGCGCGCCTTCGTCCTGGACCACATGGACGTCCAGGAGGACACCGGGCTCGTCAACGCCTCGACCTTCCAGGAAAGCGAGGCTTCAACACGGTGGTTAAGAGCCATACTTGA
- a CDS encoding MerR family transcriptional regulator → MDGKHMQIGEVAARTELSLRTIRHYEETGLVVPSARSQGGFRLYTDNDVARLMVIRRMKPLGFTLDQMRDLLDAADRLDAGDELGPDEREVLLQRVREYEQSAAEQVEKLRVQLARAEDFAATLRARLPEHEPVRP, encoded by the coding sequence GTGGACGGCAAGCACATGCAGATCGGCGAGGTCGCCGCGCGCACCGAGCTGTCCCTGCGCACCATCCGGCACTACGAGGAGACCGGTCTCGTAGTCCCCTCCGCCCGCTCCCAAGGCGGGTTCCGGCTCTACACCGACAACGACGTGGCCCGGCTCATGGTCATCCGGCGGATGAAGCCGCTCGGCTTCACGCTGGACCAGATGCGCGACCTGCTGGACGCCGCCGACCGCCTTGACGCCGGTGACGAACTCGGACCGGATGAGCGCGAGGTGCTCCTTCAGCGCGTGCGCGAGTACGAGCAGAGCGCGGCGGAGCAGGTGGAGAAGCTGCGTGTCCAGCTCGCCCGCGCCGAGGACTTCGCCGCCACACTGCGGGCACGGCTGCCCGAGCACGAGCCGGTGCGCCCCTGA
- a CDS encoding SRPBCC family protein, which yields MTIDVSAERVIQLPPARVAEYAMDWRHDHEWTQGIRIAQLTREADEGGFGVGAEVTRTAYFLGRRIDYVMRVAGYEPPRLLDMVSVAGPMPMHVTYTFEPDPRGTLARIRVRGGEGGFYRLAAPLLARQVRSSIGKDLRGLEHRLGRREGEVL from the coding sequence ATGACGATCGATGTGTCCGCGGAGCGCGTGATCCAGCTCCCTCCCGCACGGGTGGCGGAGTACGCCATGGACTGGCGCCACGACCACGAGTGGACCCAGGGGATCCGCATCGCGCAGCTGACTCGCGAGGCGGACGAGGGCGGCTTCGGCGTGGGCGCCGAGGTCACCCGGACTGCGTACTTCCTGGGTCGTCGCATCGATTACGTCATGCGCGTGGCGGGGTACGAGCCGCCCCGCCTGCTGGACATGGTCTCCGTGGCCGGTCCGATGCCCATGCATGTCACGTACACCTTCGAGCCGGACCCGCGTGGCACCCTCGCCCGCATCCGCGTTCGAGGCGGCGAGGGCGGCTTCTACCGGCTGGCCGCGCCGCTCTTGGCCCGCCAGGTCCGCTCGTCCATCGGCAAGGACCTTCGCGGCCTTGAGCACCGGCTCGGCAGACGGGAGGGGGAAGTGCTGTGA
- a CDS encoding reverse transcriptase N-terminal domain-containing protein has product MDTAVNGPEDVAEWDDVAWRHHEDNVVRLRQRIFKATREEDWALVRSLQKLMLRSWSNTLISVRQVTQRNAGRRTAGIDGETALSPEARMDVAVRVHHTRSSWNPLPVRRVYIPKANGKQRPLGIP; this is encoded by the coding sequence TTGGACACCGCGGTGAACGGACCCGAGGACGTTGCCGAATGGGACGACGTCGCGTGGCGTCACCACGAGGACAACGTAGTGAGGCTGAGGCAGAGGATCTTCAAGGCGACGCGGGAAGAGGACTGGGCTCTGGTCCGGTCCCTGCAGAAACTGATGCTGAGATCCTGGTCGAACACGCTGATCAGCGTGCGGCAGGTGACTCAGCGCAACGCTGGACGTCGGACGGCCGGGATCGACGGGGAGACCGCCCTGTCACCCGAGGCCAGGATGGACGTGGCTGTGCGCGTGCACCATACGCGCTCGTCCTGGAATCCACTGCCGGTCCGACGCGTGTACATTCCAAAGGCCAATGGAAAACAACGGCCGCTCGGTATCCCGTGA